A stretch of the Taeniopygia guttata chromosome 37, bTaeGut7.mat, whole genome shotgun sequence genome encodes the following:
- the LOC100222056 gene encoding uncharacterized protein: MEEEEKPQRCCRRRSCKPSPGSCGEERAPLSQEGGRRSSRSSELVEKSHGREKPHKCLECGKGFSRSDNLIQHQRIHTGERPYECGECGKRFRTSSNLLVHERSHTKEKPFCCPDCGKGFSQNSNLTRHQRIHTGERPYECPQCGKRFQTSSSVLVHERIHTEERPFRCPDCGKGFNRNSNLTVHRRIHTGERPYECGKCGKRFSRSSHLTQHQRRHH, translated from the coding sequence atggaggaggaggaaaagccccagagatgctgcaggaggaggagctgcaaacccagcccagggagctgcggggaggaaagagcccccctgagccaggaaggcgggcggagatccagccggagctcggagctggtggagaagtctcatggcagggagaagccccacaagtgcttggaatgtgggaagggtttcagtcgGAGCGACAACCTGAtccagcaccagaggatccacactggggaaaggccctacgagtgtggggagtgtgggaagaggtttcggaccagctccaatctcctcgtacatgagcggagtcacacgAAGGAGaagcccttctgctgccccgactgcgggaagggcttcagccaaaactccaacctcaccaggcaccagcgcatccacactggggagaggccctacgagtgtccccagtgtgggaagaggttccagaccagctccagtgtcctcgtacatgagcggattcacacagaggagaggccctttcgctgccccgactgtgggaagggcttcaaccgcaactccaacctcaccgtgcaccggcgcatccacaccggggagaggccctatgagtgtgggaagtgtgggaagagattctccaggagctctcacttgacccagcaccaacggaggcaccactaa